Proteins co-encoded in one Gopherus evgoodei ecotype Sinaloan lineage chromosome 4, rGopEvg1_v1.p, whole genome shotgun sequence genomic window:
- the INSM2 gene encoding insulinoma-associated protein 2, with translation MPRGFLVKRSRRAGGSYRVRRHERDLQQPLQVLPAQEPLLAGPPVSPLPKAAPEEGEPVAPPPSPEPAPGIVTCRPTPPEGPAAWAAGGSCSAAGLRKAFFERCLSSPASAESFPPAERLLLPPRTPLPAPGGRLAQEPLCPVLKRPPRAKAPAKKPKALRKLSFADEVTTSPVLGLRIKAEGPEGRAGPPAGGRTPLGEFICQLCKEQYADPLALAQHRCSRIVRVEYRCPECHKIFSCPANLASHRRWHKPRPAAGAAGPGAKKPSGAPCPSEGKENSSEPRPAAPEGPRLPPPPPPEQDQHHSAADSSCCRDLKPAGQSALCGAGGEGLKEAAPPGPIPGVNEVFVCPYCHKEFRRQAYLRKHLSTHEAPRPAAYSPLERGQITFPCHLCGAHFPSADIRDKHRLWHAVREELLLPMVQPESSAAEGEQQIFSCKHCPATFFSSPGLTRHINKCHPTESRQVLLLQMAVRPGC, from the coding sequence ATGCCCCGGGGGTTTCTAGTGAAGCGGAGCAGGAGGGCGGGCGGCTCCTACAGGGTGCGCCGCCACGAGAGGGACCTCCAGCAGCCTCTGCAGGTGCTCCCCGCCCAGGAGCCCCTGCTGGCCGGCCCACCCGTGTCCCCGCTCCCCAAAGCCGCCCCGGAGGAGGGGGAGCCGGTCGCCCCGCCGCCGAGCCCAGAGCCAGCTCCTGGGATAGTCACTTGCCGGCCAACTCCGCCCGAGGGACCGGCCGCCTGGGCTGCGGGGGGCTCCTGCAGCGCGGCGGGGCTGAGGAAGGCTTTCTTCGAGCGCTGCCTCAGCTCGCCCGCCTCCGCCGAGTCCTTCCCGCCCGCCGAGAGGCTCCTACTGCCGCCCCGCACGCCCCTCCCCGCGCCGGGCGGCCGGCTGGCCCAGGAGCCGCTCTGCCCGGTGCTGAAGCGGCCGCCCCGGGCCAAGGCGCCGGCCAAGAAGCCCAAGGCCCTGCGGAAGCTCAGCTTCGCGGACGAGGTGACCACGTCGCCAGTGCTGGGGCTGCGGATCAAGGCGGAAGGGCCGGAGGGCAGGGCCGGCCCCCCCGCGGGCGGGCGCACGCCGCTGGGCGAGTTCATCTGCCAGCTGTGCAAGGAGCAGTACGCGGACCCGCTGGCGCTGGCCCAGCACCGCTGCTCGCGCATCGTGCGCGTCGAGTACCGCTGCCCCGAGTGCCACAAGATCTTCAGCTGCCCGGCCAACCTGGCCTCGCACCGCCGCTGGCACAAGCCCCGCCCCGCCGCCGGCGCCGCCGGCCCGGGCGCCAAGAAGCCCTCGGGCGCCCCGTGCCCCTCTgaggggaaggagaacagcagcgaGCCGCGCCCCGCAGCCCCCGAGGGGCCGCGCcttccgccgccgccgccgccggagCAGGATCAGCACCACAGCGCCGCGGACAGCTCCTGCTGCCGGGACCTGAAGCCCGCCGGCCAGAGCGCCCTGTGCGGGGCGGGCGGCGAGGGGCTGAAGGAGGCGGCCCCTCCGGGCCCGATCCCCGGCGTCAACGAGGTCTTCGTCTGCCCCTACTGCCACAAGGAGTTCCGCCGCCAGGCTTACCTGCGCAAGCACCTCAGCACCCACGAGGCGCCCCGGCCGGCCGCCTACAGCCCCCTGGAGCGGGGCCAGATCACCTTCCCCTGCCACCTGTGCGGGGCTCACTTCCCCTCGGCGGACATCAGGGACAAGCACCGGCTGTGGCACGCCGTgcgggaggagctgctgctgcccatggtgCAGCCCGAGAGCAGTGCCGCCGAAGGGGAGCAGCAGATCTTCtcctgcaagcactgccctgcTACCTTCTTCAGCTCGCCGGGGCTCACCAGGCACATCAACAAGTGCCACCCCACGGAGAGCAGGCAGGTCCTTCTGCTGCAGATGGCGGTCAGACCAGGCTGCTAA